The DNA segment GCTATTGTTTTATCTGTTTTTGTCGGGGTTAATTGCGCCTTTAGATGTTTTTCCTGAGACTGTGCGAACAATAGTCATGTTTACGCCTTTTCCCTATTTGATTAATTTCCCAGTTAGTCTGTTAGTGGGGCTACCCGTGGATGTAGCACGAGGGTTTTTATCAATTGTGGGTTGGATATTGTTATTTTTGGGTGCAAATCGTCTGCTGTGGCGTGCGGGATTAAAACGATATTCGGGTATGGGTGCTTGATGAAACCTCATCCCTAGCCCCTCTCCTTGGTAAGGCTACGGTATACACACAAATGATTAAATTACTCTTAATTCCCCAAAAATTGTAGTCGGGGAAAGCGATCGCGTCACCCACCATAAATTGCAGGGATAGTGGTGGCTTACGGACTATCGTCCTAACCCTACAAATTGGGGATTTTATTCCTTGGAAGTGCCTAATACAAAATCAAGGGTTTTTAATCGGCGAAGGTGGTCACTGAGCTTGTCGAAGTGCAGGTTTTGTCTGTGTAGCCGCGACTTCTAGTCGCCAAGGTAAGTAATAAATTAGACTTTTCAAACAACTTCTAAGTGTAAAAATGGATAAAGTCGAGCTTAAATAATTTTCTTAAGTGTCTTAACTGTCCTTGCATTTTTGCTCTGATGCTGAGAATATTGGAAGGCATCTATATCAATAGTAATACATCAGCAATTTTCCCAAGATTCTCATGGGCAGACACTAATTAGAAACCTGGGCAACTCAACTATTCTTAAATTTGTAGATAGCATCCGCTAAATAGTAAATTCTGAAAAATATCAAAGAGCTAATTTATGAGCAATATTCAAGAAGTACTACCTGCTTCAGAATTTCTGAAAAAGAACTTAGGCATTTCCGAAATTTCCCTTGACGCATACCTTAATTATGGATATGCGCTACTCGCTATTGCTGGATCTGATGGAGAGGTTTCAAAAGCCGAACTTAATTGGTTACTAAATCATCAAAGGATGGCTGGCGCTCCTGAAGAAGTAGTAGAAAAATACAAAACATTTGACTACAAAAAGGCTGATTTAGAAACTTTGTTGACCAAGATTACCGTTGATGTTTCTACTTGGTCAAAATCACGGTCACTATTGTATCATGCAATTCAAATGTCTCGTGCCAATGGCGATTACTCACTTGAAGAGCAAAAAGCTGTAAAAAAAGCAGCTAAACTGCTCAAGGTTGAAGATGATATTGCGCTTGCTCTCAATAGGTTGATAGAAACAGAAGAAGCAGTAACTGCATTACGTAAAGCCCTACTACAGACTGAGGTTTTATCTTAATTGAGCAGAACCCCAAAATCCCCATCAGGTTGATGCTCTAGCAGTTTACCCTTGGCTAAAATGTTGGCTTCATCCGAAATTTTACTTTGTGGAATACATCCATGCACCTTTTTTACACCTACCTACAGTAGCACGGTTGCGTGATATTGCAGATGCAAAATACCAAAACTTACTAGTTTTACAAGCCGTAAAAGCCTATGAAAGTTTAGCTGGCGGTTTTCCAAAACGACCAATTTACCATTAAAGGAATCAGAGAAAAAAGTCCATAAAACGAACAATGCTATAGTTCGTTTTATGGGTTATTTTGTAAGTATTAACACAATTATTTTTGTATGAAATATTGAATTGACTGAAAAAATAATTCAGAGTTTGTAATCACTGTTTGCGCTGTTGCTCTCCTTCCCGATGGATTGCAACTTCATCTGGGTTTACCCTTAATTGCGATCGCACTAAGTAAGTGGGCGGGAATAAATCTAACTATGTGAAGCAATGTAAAATTATTGTGATTTAGATCGTATTAAGGGCTAAAGCCCTTAATTCAGGACTTTAGTCCTGACTACAAACCTTTAATTATTTACGCCGAGTTACTGATTAGGTTTAGGAGTTTACGCTTGGCTGAGATTCTGGCTTCGTGCCAAATTTTACTTGGTTGATTACATCCATGCACACAAATAGAGACAAATTTTCAGCCCTTTTGTAGTAGTTAACTGCTCAAACTCAATAAATGAACCAATTGATACTTACAAGATGAACATACTAATTATCCTGAGTGAAGTTATATTTTTAATAATCATTTTTTTGCTGTTTAACTGGCTAATTGGCACAATTTTGAAGCAAGTCAATAAAGTTTCTTTGCTTCAAGCAAGAACTGCCAATATTAATTTTGTGCGCCGCAGTATCAGCAGAGTTTTAATTGTAATTTGTGTGCTTATGTGTCTGGCGCTGGTTGGTGTGAATGGGATGGTGATTTATCGAGGTGGAAACATTCAGGAATTTCAACTTAATCTGATTCGCAATCTTCCTACCCAATTTTGGCACAATATTTTTACGGCAAGCTGGAAAAGTGTGAGTTTACTACTGCTAGTTAAATTTAGCATACCACCCTTAAAGCGGGCTATAGATTTTGTCTGTGATTACGCAAAGAAAGCCGACCAAATAAAAGCTAATGACGAAAGTATTGAAGCTTTTTTTAAAACATTAAAAAGAATTATTATTCATAGTCTCTGGATATCTTCTGTTATCATCTGTGCGGAATTTCTCTACATCCCAAAAGTCGTTTCCAAATATATTTCCATTGCTTTAAAAATATACATTATAGTCTCAATTGGTTCACTCATTGTTAAAGCTGTTGCTACTATTGTTGATACTCTTGATGCCCTGAGTCTCAAATACTCAAATTCTAACGATATACTACGTTTATACGAGCGTTTACGCCACTTAAACCCCCTTTTAAAAAAATGTTTGGAATACGTTCTCTACATTGGCATAGTCAATCTTGTTGTTCCAGAAATAGAACCTATCGCTTGGATAAGTACTTATACCCCTATCATTGTACAGATTATTGGGGTTTATTTTATTACCAATCTTTTGATTGAAGTCGTTTACTTTGTGCTGGATGAGTTCTACTTAAAAACCACAAGTTTAAGTGACTCACAGCAACAGAAAAGGCTGACGCTGATTCCCTTAATACGGAGTTTCGCAAAATATTTCATTTACTTTACAGCCGCAGTGACTATACTCAAGCTGATTGGCATTGATCCTGCGCCTATCTTGGCAGGTGCAGGAATTGTGGGTATAGCAGTTGGCCTTGGCGCGCAAAACCTGATCAATGATATCGTTTGTGGATTTTTGATTTTGTTTGAAAACTATTACTTGGTAGGTGATTATGTTGAGGTTGGGAAAGCAGAAGAAAGAAAGATTGAGGGGATTGTAGAGGCGATTGAACTACGAACCACTCACGTCCGCCATCCCGATGGTCAATTGCAGATTGTTCGTAATGGGGATATCGGATCAATTATAAATTTCTCCAAGCAGTATATATATGCCAGGGTAGAAATTAGCGTTTCATATCACTCCAATTTAGATCATGTGTATAGAGTAGTTGAGAAGGTAGGACAGCAGTTAAAAGAAGATGAACAGGATGTGCTAGAACCTACGCGCGTAGCTGGACTAGAAAATTTTGGTGAGAATAATCTATTGCTGCTGACGCTAACAAAAGTCAAGCCGGGAAAACACCTTCATATTCAGCGTGTTCTCCGCAAGATATTAAAGGACACTTTTAGCGAAGAAGAAATTGAAATTTGCGGTTCTTCCAAGAATTGATACTAGCTCTTTTTAAGTATTTTTTCTCCAACGGAGTTATTACACCTCTTTCAAGAAATAAGTTAAGCTCATCCCCCGGACTAAAGTCCGGGGGATTTCGCGTCATTGGTCATTGGTTACTAATGACTAAGCGGCGGGCGGCGGGCTATCCCTCCCATCCCTAATAATATGCAAGTTTAAGGCTTACATAGCGATTTAAGCTCACATTTTCCTCTGCTGCTTCTATGGCTAGTCTACGATGAAGCTCTGGAGGAATACGAACTTGAAATTTACCACTGTAGTTTTTTTCGGCAATAGGTTCTGGTATCCTCTCATCATTCGCTTCCATATCAGCTACTACATCTTTTACCAAGTTTGTAATACCTTCGAGTGCAGTAGAACGATTTTCATGGAGATAAGATAAACTTGGAAATTCAGCACACAGTCCTACAAATTCTTGATCCTCCCTTGACCAAGTAACTCTATAGGTGTAGTGGTCGTAGTTAACCATCTTTCATTTCCTCAATTTTTTCAATCGCTTCTAAAACCTGCTTTACTTGATAAATCTTGGCTTTTCCATTCTTTTCTTGAATGTTGACGCGCGGATCTCCAGCCCAGGGGGTTTTATACACACAATGGCTTGTTCCTTGCTGTCTGGGTTCTCCAAAATAATGATTGCAAACTTCACTAAATCGTTAAAGTTGACATTTTTAGGATTGTTCTTGAACTGATCAAGGAGTTTTTATATTTGTGCCATAGGTTTATACCAAGTGGTCATTAAAGGAGTAGAAAATTTCTACAAAATGACATATTAAAAAGCAACTTGGTATGAGCTTTAAATCAATGATAGTATCAATATTAATACTATGTCAAGGGTTATGCTTGTTTCTGGGTCGATAACTGGTGCGCCTTTTTTGCATAGTAGTGGACTGACAAGCCTAAAATGTTGTATTATGTCTATCTTGTCGAACAAGCAAGATGCCTGTTCTGGACGGGCTAAAAGCCCACCCCACAATATTTATGCTTATGCACTATTTTGTGCTTGTCACGTGACTACTTTATATTTTGGCAGGTTGAAAACATTAAATGACAGCACCTCAACCAAAAGTCTCCACTAATTCCCAACTTTACGACCAAGATTTTTATCTCTGGCTAGAAACCACAGCACAACAACTCAAAGCAGGTAAATTTGCTGAAGTTGATTTAGCCAACCTCATTGAAGAAATTGAATGTATGGGGAGAAGTGAAAAAAGAGCATTAGAAAGTAATTTAGTTATTTTATTAATGCACTTGCTGAAATATAAATATCAACCAGGCAAACGCACCAATAGTTGGCTTTCGACTATATTTGAGCATCGGCGGAGATTAAATAAAAACTTGCAAGATAGTCCAAGTTTAAAAAACTACTTTGCCGAAACCTTTGCAGAATGTTATCAAGATGCACGTCAACAAGCAGCCATAGAAACTGGATTATCATTTGATACCTTTCCTGTAGAATCTCCCTTCACCACCGATGAATCTTTGAATAAGGACTTTTTACCCGAATAACTCCCTACTCTTACTCTGTTGCGCCTTTTTTGCATAGTAGTGGTGTGACAAGCTTAAAATGTTGCAAAAAATTGTAGGTTGGGTTGACGTTAGGAAACCCAACATCATTGGTTGTGTTGGGTTGCGCTGCGCTTAACCCAACCTACTTCTAATGCACTATTTTGAGTAAAAAAACGCCTTAACGATTCACCATAACCTGCTCTTAGCCATTTATTTGTGACAATGTAGGAAAGCAATCCAACTGATTATTTTTTCTACATTCTATTAAATCCGCATTCTTCAGCTACAGATATGACCAGGAAAGGACTGAAGTCCTTACTACAAACTAAAAATTGTGGACAGGAGGGGGGGAGTTGAGAAGAACAAAAAAAAGGACACTGATAAATCTGTGTTTATCTGTGTCCATCTGTGGTTGATTAAATTAACCGAAAATTATTCCCATTCTATGGTTCCAGGTGGCTTGGAGGTAATATCGTAAACCACGCGGTTAACACCTTTCACCTCATTGACAATGCGGTTAGAAATGTCTTCTAAGATATCGTAAGGTATCCGCGCCCAGTCAGCAGTCATCCCATCTTCACTGGTGACTATGCGGAGGACAATGGGGTAAGCATAGGTACGTTTATCACCCATAACGCCGACACTGCGAATAGGTAATAACACGGCAAAGGCTTGCCAAACATCGTGATATAAACCACGTTTGTTAATTTCTTGGCGCACAATTAAATCAGCATCACGGAGAATATTCAATCGTTCGGCGGTGACTTCGCCTAAGATGCGAATTGCTAAACCAGGGCCGGGGAAGGGTTGGCGTTGGACAATTTCTTCTGGTAACCCAATGGAACGCCCCACTTTACGGACTTCATCTTTAAACAGTTTCCGCAATGGTTCCACAAGTTTAAACCGCAAGTCTTTCGGCAAACCACCAACGTTATGATGACTCTTAATTTTTACTGCTACCCGTTCGCCTGTTTGGGGGTCTACGTTGGTATCAGCCGACTCGATGACATCGGGATACAGTGTACCTTGGGCTAAATAGTCAAAGTGTCCCAGGCGTTTGGATGTTTCTTCAAATACTTGGATAAATTCATGTCCGATGCGGCGGCGTTTTTCTTCGGGATCTGTAACGCCCTCTATCATGCTGAGGAAGCGATCGCGCGCCATGACATATTCTACAGGAATGTGAAACTGTTCTTTAAATAGTTTCAATAACCTTTCTGGCTCTAATTTCCGCATAAAGCCTTGGTCAATAAACACACAGGTCAATTGCTCCCCAATAGCTTTATACAACAAAAACGCCAGTGTGGAAGAATCAACTCCCCCAGATAAGGCTAAAAGTACCCGCTTATCACCAACTCTGGCGCGAATTTCCCGAATTGCTTCTTCAACAAATGCCTCTGTTGTCCAGGTGGGTTCACAATCGCAGATATGATAAACAAAGTTGCGAATTAATGGTAAGCCACCGAGTGAATGTACTACTTCGGGATGGAACTGGACACCATATAGTTTCTTTTCGTGGTCAGCGATCGCCGCACAGGGTGTATTATCTGTATGGGCTAACAATTCAAACCCTGGTGGCATTTTTGTGACTGAATCTCCGTGACTCATCCACATGGTAGTCCCTTCTTCGACGTTAGTTAATAAATCGGTGGGGTCATCTATATATAATGATGCTTTGCCATACTCACCTCGATCAGCTTTGGCTACGTCCCCATCAAGTTGCTTCACCATCAACTGCATTCCATAGCAAACACCCAGGATGGGAATGCCTAAATTCCAGATTTCTGGATCACAATGGGGAGCGTGATCATCATAAACTGAACTCGGACCACCGGAAAGAATGATGCCCTTGGGATTTAGTTTTCGTAAATGTTCAGGTGTCGTGCGATAAGAGAGAACTTCGGAGTATACTTGAGTTTCTCGGATACGACGAGCAATCAGTTCGGAATATTGCGAGCCGAAGTCTAGAATTACAATAATCTGACGATCTAGCCGCCCCAAATTTTCCATTTGAGGCGCTTGTTCGGTTTGTAGAGTCACCGCTGT comes from the Nodularia sp. NIES-3585 genome and includes:
- a CDS encoding mechanosensitive ion channel family protein, which translates into the protein MNILIILSEVIFLIIIFLLFNWLIGTILKQVNKVSLLQARTANINFVRRSISRVLIVICVLMCLALVGVNGMVIYRGGNIQEFQLNLIRNLPTQFWHNIFTASWKSVSLLLLVKFSIPPLKRAIDFVCDYAKKADQIKANDESIEAFFKTLKRIIIHSLWISSVIICAEFLYIPKVVSKYISIALKIYIIVSIGSLIVKAVATIVDTLDALSLKYSNSNDILRLYERLRHLNPLLKKCLEYVLYIGIVNLVVPEIEPIAWISTYTPIIVQIIGVYFITNLLIEVVYFVLDEFYLKTTSLSDSQQQKRLTLIPLIRSFAKYFIYFTAAVTILKLIGIDPAPILAGAGIVGIAVGLGAQNLINDIVCGFLILFENYYLVGDYVEVGKAEERKIEGIVEAIELRTTHVRHPDGQLQIVRNGDIGSIINFSKQYIYARVEISVSYHSNLDHVYRVVEKVGQQLKEDEQDVLEPTRVAGLENFGENNLLLLTLTKVKPGKHLHIQRVLRKILKDTFSEEEIEICGSSKN
- a CDS encoding type II toxin-antitoxin system HicB family antitoxin, coding for MVNYDHYTYRVTWSREDQEFVGLCAEFPSLSYLHENRSTALEGITNLVKDVVADMEANDERIPEPIAEKNYSGKFQVRIPPELHRRLAIEAAEENVSLNRYVSLKLAYY
- a CDS encoding DUF29 domain-containing protein; the encoded protein is MTAPQPKVSTNSQLYDQDFYLWLETTAQQLKAGKFAEVDLANLIEEIECMGRSEKRALESNLVILLMHLLKYKYQPGKRTNSWLSTIFEHRRRLNKNLQDSPSLKNYFAETFAECYQDARQQAAIETGLSFDTFPVESPFTTDESLNKDFLPE
- the guaA gene encoding glutamine-hydrolyzing GMP synthase, which encodes MNTAVTLQTEQAPQMENLGRLDRQIIVILDFGSQYSELIARRIRETQVYSEVLSYRTTPEHLRKLNPKGIILSGGPSSVYDDHAPHCDPEIWNLGIPILGVCYGMQLMVKQLDGDVAKADRGEYGKASLYIDDPTDLLTNVEEGTTMWMSHGDSVTKMPPGFELLAHTDNTPCAAIADHEKKLYGVQFHPEVVHSLGGLPLIRNFVYHICDCEPTWTTEAFVEEAIREIRARVGDKRVLLALSGGVDSSTLAFLLYKAIGEQLTCVFIDQGFMRKLEPERLLKLFKEQFHIPVEYVMARDRFLSMIEGVTDPEEKRRRIGHEFIQVFEETSKRLGHFDYLAQGTLYPDVIESADTNVDPQTGERVAVKIKSHHNVGGLPKDLRFKLVEPLRKLFKDEVRKVGRSIGLPEEIVQRQPFPGPGLAIRILGEVTAERLNILRDADLIVRQEINKRGLYHDVWQAFAVLLPIRSVGVMGDKRTYAYPIVLRIVTSEDGMTADWARIPYDILEDISNRIVNEVKGVNRVVYDITSKPPGTIEWE